A window from Bdellovibrionales bacterium encodes these proteins:
- a CDS encoding M23 family metallopeptidase: MKVLKISIATLVVALLVPPVVKAGTLVRYTWSDAKGLAALDPSCQVKNEEKVSLYVAQKPGASLNSSTKLKGLGFFSGLIPSNLLDRSVLFAKNIPADATPATVQVVSVPQNVVNKDNLRNLSKRGDEGTLAKETLQEIGNFVLEVMNSPVLAAPGPFQLKQSYWQAAMDNEHYITLSCGDVAKPTTYIVFDVYDSKGIDPIAQVGITGTDTKVLEDLKVMTPDEANQEAIGEAPAPTPPPANNGGNGSNGGTTTPGDGTTTPGNGGVATPDDPDKPVVGEEDEGQGPITPPDGTDKPGLGYVVCTIDKSIPVFDKELKPVGHVDQFEIVIPNQTWDEKQKSSYLEVQFPNRKDVTSGWLPRSVVQTTQDCEPYKKKHPNEDDGIDYSTIPLDASVSRTDCCKFPTIQRPSTSYAEGKTRFRAGRAGGRRLHAGVDLYRKKGEPAVAVASGRVIRGHYYFYQGVFAIEVKHPLFIARYGEVLGSIPKGALKGQNVVAGQTVGLIGKVNSGCCTPMLHFELYKGTSRGPLTRYRVPPYDRRPDVMDPTDYVRKWEKSQYGKSY, from the coding sequence ATGAAAGTACTGAAAATTTCAATAGCTACATTAGTCGTCGCCCTGCTGGTTCCTCCCGTTGTTAAAGCAGGCACATTAGTTCGTTATACATGGAGTGATGCCAAGGGGTTGGCCGCTCTCGATCCAAGCTGTCAGGTAAAGAATGAGGAAAAAGTTTCTCTCTATGTTGCACAAAAACCGGGAGCGAGCCTTAACTCTTCAACCAAACTCAAAGGCCTCGGTTTTTTTAGCGGTCTGATCCCATCAAATCTTTTAGACCGCTCTGTTCTGTTCGCAAAAAATATTCCTGCAGATGCTACGCCTGCGACGGTTCAAGTCGTCAGTGTTCCTCAAAATGTGGTTAACAAAGACAATCTCAGAAATCTTTCTAAACGCGGCGACGAGGGAACGCTGGCGAAAGAAACTCTTCAAGAGATCGGTAACTTTGTCCTCGAAGTCATGAACAGCCCTGTGCTGGCGGCTCCGGGGCCTTTCCAGTTAAAGCAAAGCTACTGGCAGGCGGCGATGGACAATGAGCACTACATCACACTTTCATGCGGTGATGTTGCAAAGCCGACGACTTATATAGTCTTTGATGTCTATGACTCCAAAGGCATTGATCCTATCGCTCAGGTCGGCATCACCGGTACTGATACAAAAGTTCTCGAGGATTTAAAAGTAATGACTCCGGATGAAGCCAACCAAGAAGCCATTGGTGAAGCTCCAGCTCCGACGCCTCCACCGGCAAACAACGGTGGTAATGGCAGTAACGGCGGAACGACGACTCCGGGTGACGGCACAACAACACCTGGCAATGGCGGCGTTGCAACTCCCGATGATCCAGACAAGCCAGTTGTCGGCGAAGAGGATGAAGGCCAAGGCCCTATCACTCCACCAGATGGCACAGATAAGCCAGGTCTCGGATACGTTGTTTGTACAATCGATAAGAGCATTCCGGTTTTCGATAAGGAATTAAAACCTGTCGGCCACGTAGATCAGTTTGAAATCGTTATTCCAAACCAGACTTGGGACGAAAAACAAAAGAGCTCCTACTTGGAAGTTCAGTTTCCCAATCGCAAAGATGTGACATCGGGCTGGCTTCCTCGCTCGGTGGTCCAAACGACTCAAGATTGCGAACCGTATAAGAAAAAGCATCCAAACGAAGACGACGGCATCGATTACAGCACGATTCCTTTGGACGCGAGCGTTTCAAGAACGGATTGCTGTAAATTCCCGACCATCCAAAGACCTTCGACATCTTATGCTGAAGGTAAAACTCGCTTCCGTGCCGGCCGTGCTGGCGGACGTCGTTTGCATGCGGGTGTGGATCTTTATCGCAAAAAAGGCGAACCGGCAGTGGCAGTGGCTTCGGGCCGAGTGATTCGTGGTCATTATTACTTCTATCAAGGCGTCTTTGCGATCGAAGTAAAACATCCCCTCTTTATCGCTCGTTACGGTGAAGTTTTGGGAAGCATTCCAAAAGGCGCGCTGAAAGGCCAAAACGTCGTCGCGGGTCAAACAGTGGGCTTGATCGGCAAAGTGAATTCAGGTTGCTGCACTCCGATGCTGCACTTTGAATTGTACAAAGGCACTTCCCGCGGTCCGTTGACTCGTTACCGTGTCCCGCCTTATGACCGCCGTCCTGACGTCATGGATCCAACCGACTACGTCAGAAAATGGGAAAAGTCCCAGTACGGAAAGTCCTACTAA
- a CDS encoding glycosyltransferase family 9 protein, giving the protein MKKAVFIRLDKIGDLICTMPVDQVPELKDWDITWVIAKGLSFIPEHADPKRRYIELDKSNPKEARAQLDAFIKQFKPDVAVSFQSPWWVNFVLWKNKVAKRIGVLSKWDSFVFLNAGLRQKRSQAVKHEADYNLDLVKQIEPGKILDPEAPILHLKADPQPEVLNQYGLQPKKYMVVHPGMAGSALNWPTKYYIELISKLTDRYTVVLTGTPADEPFIKDIREHYKHDAQVICLQNKLSTKQLLYVLEQANSVFAPSTGVIHMAASLGTRVYGFYSPIRVQTVTRWGARGKGGVHLFTPNVSCPATHECLGKECTSYPCMEKITPDQVLKELP; this is encoded by the coding sequence ATGAAAAAGGCCGTTTTTATACGTCTCGACAAAATTGGTGACCTGATCTGCACAATGCCTGTGGATCAAGTTCCTGAGCTCAAAGACTGGGATATCACCTGGGTGATCGCCAAGGGCCTTTCATTTATTCCTGAACACGCCGACCCAAAGCGCCGCTATATTGAATTAGACAAAAGTAATCCGAAGGAAGCGCGTGCACAGCTCGACGCTTTCATCAAACAATTCAAACCTGATGTGGCCGTGAGCTTTCAATCTCCGTGGTGGGTGAACTTTGTTTTGTGGAAGAACAAAGTCGCTAAACGCATCGGCGTGCTTTCTAAATGGGACAGCTTTGTGTTCCTCAACGCCGGCCTTCGCCAAAAACGCAGTCAGGCTGTCAAACACGAAGCCGACTACAATCTCGATCTGGTTAAACAAATCGAGCCAGGCAAGATTCTTGATCCGGAAGCTCCAATTCTGCATCTGAAAGCAGATCCGCAACCGGAAGTGCTCAATCAATACGGCTTGCAACCAAAGAAGTATATGGTAGTGCATCCTGGAATGGCGGGCTCAGCTCTGAACTGGCCGACAAAGTACTACATTGAATTGATTTCGAAACTCACCGATCGCTACACGGTAGTGCTGACAGGAACTCCGGCAGATGAGCCTTTCATCAAGGACATTCGCGAGCACTACAAACACGATGCGCAGGTGATTTGCCTGCAGAACAAACTGAGTACCAAACAATTGCTGTATGTGCTTGAACAAGCCAACTCGGTTTTTGCACCGAGCACCGGCGTGATTCATATGGCGGCAAGTCTTGGCACGCGTGTGTATGGCTTTTACTCGCCGATTCGCGTGCAGACGGTCACTCGCTGGGGCGCGCGCGGTAAAGGCGGCGTTCACCTCTTTACTCCGAATGTGAGCTGTCCTGCGACCCATGAATGTCTTGGCAAAGAATGCACGAGCTATCCTTGCATGGAGAAAATCACTCCAGATCAAGTTCTGAAAGAGCTTCCGTAA
- a CDS encoding TIGR02147 family protein, with protein MDQLNSISASDFRTFLEQELARRNSANPNYSLRAFARDLGVDSSFLSKLLNGKRSMTARTIMSLAPRLNLSEADVQAFIQKANGRRRRYSVGAQDVQVFQELEDHKYLQNLEWYHLAILEMIDVKGFQANATWISERLPITPDQAQQALDALLSHGVLSQRDDGLWKNEINNHTMSGIKVPRAQQVKKQIYEQALAIIPQGIGNHTTMTVAVSESRYQEAVERITRFRRELSHFLNEPEEKEKVYQILISLFPVTK; from the coding sequence ATGGACCAGTTAAATTCTATTAGTGCTAGTGATTTTAGGACTTTCCTAGAACAAGAGCTTGCTCGCAGGAACTCCGCGAATCCCAATTATTCTCTTCGTGCGTTCGCACGCGATTTGGGAGTGGACTCATCTTTTCTTTCTAAACTTTTGAACGGCAAACGCTCGATGACGGCGCGGACTATTATGTCCCTGGCTCCACGTTTGAACCTTTCAGAAGCCGATGTGCAAGCATTCATTCAAAAAGCTAATGGACGCAGACGCCGCTATTCCGTAGGCGCTCAGGATGTTCAGGTCTTCCAAGAACTCGAAGATCACAAGTACTTACAGAATCTCGAATGGTACCATTTAGCGATTCTTGAAATGATCGACGTGAAAGGTTTCCAAGCCAATGCGACTTGGATTTCTGAGCGTTTGCCAATCACTCCAGATCAAGCGCAACAAGCTCTCGATGCATTGTTGAGCCATGGTGTTTTGTCTCAACGTGATGATGGTCTTTGGAAAAACGAAATCAACAATCACACAATGTCTGGAATCAAAGTTCCACGCGCACAGCAAGTAAAGAAACAAATTTACGAGCAAGCGTTGGCGATCATTCCTCAGGGCATTGGCAATCACACGACAATGACAGTGGCCGTTTCTGAAAGCCGCTACCAAGAAGCTGTTGAGCGTATCACTCGCTTCCGTCGTGAGCTCAGCCATTTCTTGAACGAGCCAGAAGAAAAAGAAAAAGTTTATCAGATCCTGATTTCTTTGTTCCCAGTAACTAAGTAG
- a CDS encoding tRNA (adenine(22)-N(1))-methyltransferase TrmK — MLDIVKAMKLSNRLQFIYENLVPGLSVWDFCCDHGYLGVEALKSGQFPKVHFVDQVPHIVESVEAVVAEKFPEFRSRANFFAGKGEEIADVVSGNVVIAGVGAFAIFKILRALLERELLQAERLILCPQRDEEKFVKMLEELGENFTARFSFTGATLLEERSRSRVVYIFVRTSDDQN; from the coding sequence TTGCTGGATATTGTCAAAGCCATGAAGCTCTCCAATCGCCTGCAATTCATCTATGAAAACCTCGTTCCCGGCCTGTCGGTTTGGGATTTCTGTTGCGACCATGGTTATCTCGGCGTCGAAGCGCTGAAGTCGGGGCAGTTTCCAAAAGTCCACTTTGTCGATCAAGTCCCGCACATCGTTGAAAGTGTGGAGGCGGTTGTCGCCGAAAAGTTTCCCGAGTTTCGTTCGCGCGCAAATTTTTTCGCTGGCAAAGGCGAAGAGATCGCCGATGTCGTGAGTGGAAATGTTGTGATTGCTGGAGTAGGGGCCTTTGCAATTTTCAAAATTCTTCGGGCGCTTTTGGAGCGAGAACTCCTCCAAGCAGAGCGATTGATTCTCTGCCCGCAAAGAGATGAAGAAAAATTTGTGAAGATGTTAGAAGAACTCGGCGAAAATTTCACCGCCCGCTTTTCCTTTACTGGAGCCACTTTGCTCGAAGAGCGATCTCGATCACGTGTTGTTTACATATTTGTCCGCACTTCGGACGATCAAAATTAA
- the gcvT gene encoding glycine cleavage system aminomethyltransferase GcvT, with translation MQKTPLADEHVKLGARMVDFAGWWMPVQYKGLREEHDNVRANVGLFDVSHMGEVRFKGPKALETLQWLTTNDVSKLNDNEAHYSLLPNEQGGLVDDIIVYCLKKNEDYLVCVNASNADKDFAWMVKNNKGADITNESSYWGQIAIQGPKALALMDKVFGFKASEMATFKVHRFDYKGFKAILATTGYTGERGGEVFIEAKGTATLWNDLLAQGAEFGVQPIGLGARDTLRTEFKMSLYGHEIDDTTNPYEAKLGWAIKPAAKEFIGKGPMVKVKEEGLKKQLIGFKMLEKGIPRQGYSLFSFDNKEIGKVTSGTHSPTLDEPIGIAYISSEFAAEGTEFAVDIRGRKVKAKVCKTPFVAKPS, from the coding sequence CTGCAAAAAACCCCGCTCGCTGACGAGCACGTAAAACTCGGCGCCCGCATGGTGGATTTCGCCGGCTGGTGGATGCCGGTTCAGTACAAAGGTCTCCGCGAAGAGCACGACAACGTTCGCGCTAACGTGGGACTCTTCGATGTTTCTCACATGGGGGAAGTTCGTTTCAAGGGCCCGAAAGCTCTCGAGACTCTCCAATGGCTCACCACCAACGACGTGTCTAAACTGAACGACAACGAAGCACACTACAGCCTTTTGCCGAATGAGCAAGGCGGTTTGGTCGACGATATTATCGTGTACTGCCTGAAAAAGAATGAAGACTACCTAGTTTGCGTGAATGCTTCGAATGCCGACAAAGACTTTGCTTGGATGGTAAAAAACAACAAGGGCGCTGACATCACCAATGAATCTTCTTACTGGGGGCAGATCGCCATTCAGGGACCAAAAGCTTTGGCTTTGATGGACAAGGTTTTTGGTTTCAAAGCCAGCGAAATGGCGACCTTCAAAGTTCACCGTTTTGACTACAAAGGCTTCAAAGCCATCCTCGCGACCACCGGTTACACCGGCGAGCGCGGCGGCGAAGTCTTCATCGAAGCCAAGGGCACAGCGACTCTTTGGAACGATCTTTTGGCTCAAGGGGCGGAATTCGGGGTTCAACCGATCGGCCTTGGCGCCCGCGATACTTTGAGAACTGAGTTCAAAATGTCCCTTTACGGGCACGAGATCGATGACACAACGAATCCATACGAGGCGAAGCTCGGTTGGGCGATCAAACCGGCGGCTAAAGAGTTTATTGGCAAGGGTCCGATGGTCAAAGTGAAGGAAGAAGGCCTTAAGAAGCAACTTATTGGTTTTAAGATGCTTGAGAAGGGCATTCCTCGCCAAGGTTACTCCCTGTTTTCTTTTGACAATAAAGAGATCGGAAAGGTAACTAGTGGGACTCACTCACCAACCCTGGACGAACCTATCGGAATCGCATATATTTCTTCGGAATTTGCGGCTGAAGGGACTGAATTTGCAGTCGATATCCGCGGTCGTAAAGTGAAGGCGAAAGTATGTAAAACTCCTTTCGTCGCAAAACCTAGCTAA
- the gcvH gene encoding glycine cleavage system protein GcvH, whose translation MTFHIPEELYYTKEHEWAQVDENIVTVGITEFAQEQLGEIVYVELPEEGQKVTQGQTFGVIESVKAASDLYSPVSGTVIEINAGLNDDPSVLNDDAMNEGWLIRIEMDTEKELANLMRAPDYKKLVQT comes from the coding sequence ATGACATTTCATATCCCAGAAGAACTTTACTACACTAAAGAACACGAGTGGGCTCAAGTCGACGAGAACATCGTTACTGTTGGCATCACTGAGTTCGCACAAGAACAATTGGGCGAGATCGTGTATGTGGAACTTCCTGAAGAAGGCCAAAAAGTGACTCAAGGTCAAACTTTCGGCGTTATCGAGTCAGTAAAAGCAGCGAGTGATCTTTACTCTCCAGTTTCTGGAACTGTGATTGAAATCAACGCTGGACTTAACGATGATCCTTCTGTATTAAATGACGACGCAATGAACGAAGGCTGGTTGATCCGCATCGAAATGGATACGGAAAAAGAGCTCGCAAACCTAATGCGCGCTCCGGACTACAAAAAACTCGTTCAAACGTAA
- a CDS encoding MAPEG family protein has translation MPVTNIHLIYPMCVMVFLSVVVLLVMFRRRVNAVMTGQTKMAHYKTFSVGQVPEEALQAARHFSNLFEIPVLFYAACIVGMILPVQGMTLVVLAWLFVAARVVHAFIHLSYNKVYHRMSAFFTSVVLVTAMWAMILFTALSASAAS, from the coding sequence ATGCCGGTGACAAACATACATCTCATCTATCCCATGTGTGTGATGGTTTTTTTGAGTGTTGTTGTTCTTTTGGTGATGTTTCGTCGCCGTGTGAATGCTGTGATGACGGGACAAACGAAGATGGCACACTACAAGACTTTTTCTGTAGGACAAGTTCCTGAGGAAGCGCTTCAAGCGGCCCGTCACTTTAGTAATCTATTTGAGATTCCGGTTTTATTTTATGCCGCTTGCATTGTTGGGATGATTCTACCGGTGCAAGGAATGACTTTGGTGGTGCTGGCTTGGCTCTTTGTTGCGGCTCGCGTGGTTCATGCGTTTATTCACTTAAGCTACAACAAAGTTTATCATCGTATGAGCGCGTTTTTTACAAGCGTGGTTTTGGTGACTGCGATGTGGGCGATGATTTTGTTCACCGCCCTTTCTGCATCGGCGGCTTCTTAG
- a CDS encoding fused MFS/spermidine synthase, translating to MKSKTIPLGLTAMILTGFSALLYQTLWIRAFAILLGGNALSISCVIAHFMLGLGLGTAFAPKILQGRWKKSLPLYAICEVLIAVLAAVSFFIVLSHNGWVLDLLRSGFLPKIAMHFLVTGIFIFPVTFLMGFSFPLISYLFPNSREHQWLYSANCLGGALGAFLSFTVLIYYGGLYAALIVGLLGNILAAVLLKNEKFRFEEAAAEESVSNDEKGATSQFGLRLALLLSAFSGFFLLSMEQVWFRLSSFFLGSRLYVPSLVLMVILLCLAVSAWWSPKFSLYSEKKQLKVIVSALTVSVLSSWLGLYCMSLSIAKTMDLVSPSKKALHPEFFLTLLFIALVPSIALGICFPLSMSLIQKEAIGAWQKTRALSKALYLNTLMSVLGSMLTTYVLFRTLGTVSTLKVFIFGLLLFLAVAVFTFASRQAKAVGLVLVILGTAMTAKMNVSLSPNPPSIWEAEDEYGYLALIDLQPPGRRWAMINNYISLVGAYGDSETPFVQRNLALFPSLIARSVKDVLVVGMGYGLTTEAFSRLSEPESITAVEILPQVVAAQKEMKFKDTVYLQDPRIKNIVDDGRSYMFLANRQWDLISVNVDPYGAGSTVLFSVEFYQEVRKKLKPGGSYSQLFYGISEDVAVMVRTAKSVFPYVTVMPGYENDGFILLAANEEIPTWESLPQSRFERVKNLLPSATWGTATLQSAVDLNTAETLAGEASQAMDLNYPDSENITDSNLRIEKSRMFFGDFFLHYPHSYF from the coding sequence GTGAAGTCAAAAACAATTCCATTGGGATTGACAGCAATGATACTGACCGGTTTTTCGGCTTTGCTATATCAAACGCTTTGGATTCGCGCCTTCGCGATTCTCTTGGGCGGCAATGCTCTTTCGATTTCTTGTGTGATTGCTCACTTCATGCTGGGACTGGGTTTAGGAACAGCCTTTGCGCCAAAGATTTTGCAAGGGCGCTGGAAGAAATCTCTGCCCCTCTATGCGATTTGTGAAGTCTTGATTGCGGTGCTCGCAGCGGTGAGCTTCTTTATCGTTCTTTCGCATAATGGTTGGGTTCTCGATCTTTTGCGTAGCGGTTTTTTGCCAAAAATCGCCATGCACTTTCTTGTGACGGGAATTTTTATTTTTCCTGTGACGTTTCTCATGGGATTTTCATTTCCACTCATTAGTTATCTTTTTCCGAACTCTCGCGAACATCAGTGGCTTTATTCTGCCAACTGCCTCGGTGGAGCCCTCGGTGCCTTTCTTTCATTTACGGTACTGATTTACTATGGCGGCTTGTATGCAGCGCTGATAGTCGGCCTTCTCGGGAATATTCTTGCGGCGGTATTACTTAAAAATGAAAAGTTTCGCTTCGAAGAAGCCGCGGCTGAGGAAAGTGTCTCTAACGATGAAAAAGGGGCGACCTCTCAGTTTGGATTGCGTCTTGCACTTCTCTTGAGTGCTTTTAGCGGTTTCTTTTTATTGAGCATGGAGCAAGTGTGGTTCCGTTTGTCGAGTTTCTTTTTAGGAAGCCGCTTGTACGTGCCTTCATTGGTGCTTATGGTGATTCTTCTTTGTCTTGCGGTTTCAGCGTGGTGGAGCCCTAAGTTTTCTTTGTATAGTGAGAAAAAGCAGCTGAAGGTGATTGTTTCGGCGTTAACCGTGTCGGTGTTGTCGAGTTGGCTGGGATTATATTGTATGTCTTTATCTATCGCAAAGACGATGGATCTTGTTTCGCCAAGCAAGAAGGCCCTGCATCCAGAGTTTTTCCTGACGTTATTATTCATCGCTTTAGTTCCAAGTATCGCCCTAGGCATTTGCTTTCCTTTGTCGATGAGCCTTATTCAAAAAGAAGCCATAGGCGCTTGGCAAAAGACGCGGGCTCTTTCTAAGGCTTTGTACTTAAATACACTGATGTCGGTCCTAGGCTCGATGCTGACGACGTATGTTTTGTTTCGCACGCTCGGTACGGTGAGTACCTTGAAAGTATTTATCTTTGGTCTCTTGTTGTTCCTTGCAGTGGCGGTTTTTACGTTCGCCTCGAGGCAGGCGAAGGCAGTCGGCCTTGTGCTGGTTATTTTAGGAACGGCAATGACTGCAAAAATGAATGTGAGTCTGAGCCCCAACCCACCGTCGATCTGGGAGGCCGAGGACGAGTATGGATATCTAGCTTTGATCGACTTGCAACCACCAGGGCGGCGCTGGGCAATGATTAACAACTATATCAGTCTTGTGGGCGCTTACGGAGATTCCGAGACTCCATTCGTCCAGAGAAATTTGGCGCTTTTTCCATCTTTGATCGCTCGGTCGGTAAAAGATGTTTTGGTAGTTGGTATGGGGTACGGTTTGACGACGGAAGCTTTCAGTCGTTTGTCGGAGCCAGAGTCCATCACGGCGGTTGAAATCCTACCGCAAGTGGTCGCGGCGCAGAAGGAAATGAAGTTTAAAGATACCGTTTATCTTCAAGATCCGCGGATTAAAAACATTGTCGATGATGGCCGCAGTTACATGTTCTTAGCGAATAGACAATGGGATTTGATTTCTGTGAACGTCGATCCTTACGGGGCGGGTTCAACAGTTCTTTTCTCAGTGGAGTTCTATCAAGAAGTCAGAAAAAAGTTGAAACCGGGTGGCTCATACTCACAGCTCTTTTACGGTATTTCTGAAGACGTTGCCGTGATGGTCAGGACGGCAAAAAGTGTTTTCCCGTACGTCACTGTGATGCCGGGATACGAAAATGACGGATTTATTTTGTTAGCGGCAAATGAAGAGATTCCGACTTGGGAGTCGCTGCCTCAAAGTCGTTTTGAGCGAGTGAAAAATCTTTTACCAAGTGCGACTTGGGGAACGGCCACTCTCCAATCGGCGGTGGACTTAAATACGGCGGAGACACTTGCGGGTGAAGCTTCTCAGGCGATGGACCTCAACTATCCTGATTCAGAGAACATAACTGATAGCAATTTGCGCATCGAGAAAAGCCGCATGTTCTTCGGTGACTTCTTTCTGCACTATCCACATAGTTATTTCTAA
- a CDS encoding DegT/DnrJ/EryC1/StrS family aminotransferase has translation MSIQQVPFITLNRFEPGFREEFLGGVATLFEKTQFVGGPIVGEMEANLAKYTKSKHAIGCANGTDAIQIALRGVGVQKNDKVLVPDMTFWATFEAVVNVGANPVTVDVNRELCHWDLATFKKAVEQFKPKAAVMVHLYGWATPDTLEIRKYAKDNGVILIEDGAQCFGTEIDGQSVLGSALISTTSFYPAKVLGASGDAGAIFTSSDEYAKNCRTLINHGRTDHYSHGMIGWNSRIGAYESLFLNISLKHIDARIKSRMNAVKFYEESLQGLPFKPVRASNKVKENGYCAVGMVDPAKRAAVIENLKKANVGYGTIYPGAMSMQSGAAGHLAGKIDNGNAHYISQAVLNLPCFAYITPEELQYVVDVVKKSF, from the coding sequence ATGAGCATTCAACAAGTTCCATTTATCACACTAAATCGTTTTGAACCCGGCTTCCGCGAAGAATTCTTGGGCGGAGTTGCAACTCTGTTTGAAAAGACTCAATTCGTTGGTGGTCCGATCGTTGGCGAAATGGAAGCCAACCTTGCGAAGTACACAAAATCAAAACACGCTATCGGTTGCGCGAACGGAACAGATGCCATCCAAATCGCTTTGCGCGGTGTGGGCGTTCAAAAGAACGATAAGGTTCTTGTTCCTGATATGACTTTCTGGGCAACTTTCGAGGCGGTTGTCAACGTGGGTGCAAATCCTGTGACTGTCGACGTAAACCGCGAACTGTGCCACTGGGATCTTGCGACCTTCAAAAAAGCAGTTGAGCAATTCAAACCTAAAGCGGCCGTCATGGTTCACCTCTATGGTTGGGCAACTCCAGACACTCTTGAAATCCGTAAGTATGCAAAAGACAACGGCGTGATCTTGATCGAAGACGGTGCTCAGTGCTTCGGAACTGAAATCGACGGCCAGTCAGTTTTGGGTTCAGCTTTGATTTCTACAACAAGCTTCTACCCTGCAAAAGTTCTTGGCGCTTCCGGCGATGCGGGCGCAATCTTCACTTCAAGTGATGAATATGCGAAAAACTGCCGTACACTCATCAACCACGGCAGAACAGATCACTATTCTCACGGGATGATCGGCTGGAACTCTCGTATCGGTGCTTACGAGTCTTTATTCTTGAACATCTCTTTGAAACATATCGATGCTCGTATCAAGAGCCGTATGAACGCTGTGAAGTTCTACGAAGAATCACTGCAAGGTTTGCCATTCAAACCGGTTCGAGCTTCGAACAAGGTGAAAGAAAACGGATACTGCGCCGTAGGTATGGTGGATCCGGCAAAACGTGCTGCGGTGATTGAGAACCTTAAAAAGGCCAACGTTGGCTACGGTACAATTTATCCGGGCGCGATGAGCATGCAATCTGGTGCTGCAGGCCACTTGGCTGGCAAGATTGATAACGGCAATGCTCACTATATTTCGCAAGCTGTTTTGAATCTGCCGTGCTTTGCGTACATCACTCCGGAAGAACTTCAGTACGTTGTTGATGTTGTAAAGAAAAGCTTCTAG